Proteins from a genomic interval of Trifolium pratense cultivar HEN17-A07 linkage group LG6, ARS_RC_1.1, whole genome shotgun sequence:
- the LOC123891602 gene encoding BAG family molecular chaperone regulator 4-like, with protein sequence MNSAARSSGDSPPKEDIEWEMRPGGMFVQRREAGDDDHNDGPMISISVAYGSSDHEVYLPTQSTFWDVKKLLAHKTGLKPEKQRLFFREKEMDNKENLHVEGVKDKSKLLLLEDAASKESNLEEGRKHNEMLKAFEAVALVRSEVDKLCERVSALEVAVNGGTQVSDKEFVVSTELLMRQLLKLDGIKAEGEAKLQRKAEVRRVQNAVDALDSLKARNSKPFSTIGNAASVTTQWETFGSGMGSLNAPTSSSPSSANVTQDWERYD encoded by the exons ATGAATAGCGCGGCGCGTTCTTCCGGTGACTCGCCGCCGAAGGAGGATATCGAGTGGGAGATGCGTCCCGGCGGCATGTTCGTACAGAGACGCGAAGCTGGCGACGATGATCATAACGACGGACCAATGATCAGCATCAGTGTCGCTTACGGTTCTTCTGACCACGAAGTTTATCTCCCAACTCAATCTACTTTCT GGGATGTTAAGAAACTGCTTGCACACAAAACTGGGTTAAAGCCTGAGAAGCAAAGACTTTTCTTTAGAGAAAAAGAAATGGACAATAAAGAGAACTTGCACGTGGAAGGTGTGAAGGACAAGTCAAAGCTTTTGCTTTTGGAGGATGCTGCTAGCAAAGAGAGTAATCTCGAGGAAGGTAGAAAACACAATGAAATGTTAAAAGCTTTTGAAGCTGTTGCTTTAGTCAGATCAGAGGTGGACAAACTTTGTGAGAGG GTGTCGGCCTTGGAGGTGGCTGTGAATGGAGGGACCCAGGTTTCTGACAAAGAGTTTGTTGTTTCCACAGAATTGCTTATGAGGCAATTGCTGAAGCTGGATGGTATTAAGGCTGAAGGTGAAGCAAAGTTGCAGAGAAAAGCCGAG GTGCGTCGTGTGCAGAATGCTGTGGATGCGTTAGATTCCTTAAAGGCAAGAAACTCCAAACCTTTTAGTACCATTGGTAACGCAGCCTCAGTAACAACCCAATGGGAGACGTTTGGCTCTGGAATGGGAAGCTTAAATGCTCCAACCTCGTCATCACCATCTTCTGCAAATGTTACTCAAGATTGGGAGCGGTATGATTAG
- the LOC123892472 gene encoding transcription factor bHLH140-like, with protein MECYNNTFSYSSGSSSKTKEKKEKGVKKIKTKRSSVKLSTDPQSIAARERRHRISDRFKILQSMVPGGNKLDTVSMLEEAIHYVKFLKTQILLHQTMINFVDDFDESSSHMLLPQDNYYSPNDNIVQHNTFGSVESMQNLPQLPPDQFCFQGDQDTKTMFNITMKY; from the coding sequence ATGGAGTGCTACAACAACACTTTCTCATATTCTTCAGGGTCATCTTCAAAAACaaaggagaaaaaggaaaagggtgtgaaaaaaatcaaaaccaaaagaTCATCGGTGAAACTTTCAACTGATCCACAAAGTATTGCTGCTAGAGAAAGAAGGCATAGAATCAGTGACAGGTTTAAGATTCTTCAGAGTATGGTTCCTGGTGGGAATAAATTGGATACTGTTTCTATGTTGGAAGAAGCTATTCATTATGTTAAGTTTCTTAAGACACAGATTTTGCTTCACCAAACAATGATTAactttgttgatgattttgatgAGTCATCATCACATATGTTGCTTCCTCAAGATAATTATTATTCACCAAATGATAACATTGTTCAGCATAACACTTTTGGTTCAGTTGAGTCTATGCAGAATTTGCCACAGTTACCACCAGATCAGTTCTGTTTTCAAGGTGATCAAGATACCAAAACCATGTTTAATATCactatgaaatattaa